One genomic window of Streptomyces sp. NBC_01498 includes the following:
- a CDS encoding ATP/GTP-binding protein yields the protein MSPRRNRPRGGESPTDHAGEATDRYGGFQRTESWQGEQWAVRNVAGASAAGKRYRCPGCDQEIPSGMPHVVAWPEYGGVDDRRHWHKACWNAKDRRASRVQRSRNAPRF from the coding sequence GTGTCCCCGCGCCGCAACCGCCCCCGAGGCGGCGAGAGCCCGACCGACCACGCCGGTGAGGCGACGGACCGGTACGGCGGCTTCCAGCGGACCGAGTCCTGGCAGGGCGAGCAGTGGGCGGTGCGGAACGTGGCCGGCGCGAGCGCCGCGGGCAAGCGCTACCGCTGCCCCGGCTGCGACCAGGAGATCCCGTCGGGCATGCCGCACGTGGTGGCCTGGCCGGAGTACGGGGGCGTGGACGACCGGCGGCACTGGCACAAGGCGTGCTGGAACGCGAAGGACCGCCGCGCCTCCCGGGTGCAGCGGTCCCGCAACGCGCCGCGCTTCTAG